Genomic window (Polaribacter batillariae):
AAATCAGTGGCAAACATTGGTTACAGAATATAGAGCCAACGAAGCACTTATTAGAGGTAACGAAGTAACTGCAGCAGATTTAGAAAGAAGAGTGTATGATTATGATACAAATTGGTATGACGAACTTTTAAGAGCGGCACCTATTTCACAACATAATGTAAATATTTCTGGAGGTACAGAAAAAATTAAATATTTTATGTCTGGTGGGTTTTTACATCAAGAAGGTATCTGGAAAACAAATTCGGTAAGCAAAGATAGGTTTAATGTTAGAAGTAATATAGATGTAGATTTAAATGATAATTTAAAAGTATCTCTTGGTTTTGGAGGAATTATTAATCAAGTAGAATATCCAGGAGCTTCATCTGAACTTATAGCAGCTAGATTAAGATCAGCACCATTTATTCCAGTAAAATATCCAGGTTTTAAAGAGTATGCGAGTCCTACAACCACAGGAGGTGGAAACCCAGTTGCTTTGGCAGACCCAAATGCTTCTGGTTACAGCAGACGAAACGAAAGAACTTACAATATAAACTTTATCACGGAATATAAAGTACCATTTTTAGATGGGTTATCATTAAAAGGGGTGGTTGGTTACGATACCTACGATAGAAATCAAAAAACTTGGAATACAGATATTGTGTATCGTAGTTTTGCACAAGATTCAGGAGAATTTTTATTAAGTAACAATGCTTCCAATGCCGATAAAGCTACTTTAAGCCGTGGAGACGGATTTAATTCAACATTAACCTTGCAAGGTTTTATCAATTATAAACAAAGTTTTGAAGGTCATAATTTTGATACAAGTCTTATTTATGAGAGAAATCAATCAGAAATTAACTCTTTTAACTCTACAGTAGGAGATTTTCCTTCAACGGTTTTAGATCAATTCGCTGGTGGATTAAATACACTAAATAAATTCAATACAGATTATGAAAGAAAGTTAGTATCAGAAGCTATAATTGGTCGTCTTTCTTACGATTACGAAAGTAAATATTTATTAAATTTTAATTTTAGGTATGATGGAGCACAGCACTTTGCACCAGGAAAAAAATGGGGTTTTTTCCCTTCTGCTGCAGTAGGTTGGGTAGTATCTAAAGAAGACTTTATGGAAAGTATTTCTAATACACTAACACAATTTAAGTTAAAAGCATCTTGGGGTAAATTAGGAGATTTATCGTCTGCTAGAAATTATTATTTAAATACTGGGTTTAATTATTACCAAAGTGGATTTTTATATCCAGGAAATGCGTTAGCATTTGGAGATAGAGTACTTTTTAATCCTACTGAAACAAATGAAGCAAATCCAGATTTTACATGGGCAACTTCAACTACTTTAAATTTAGGTTTCGAGGCAACATTATGGGAAAATCTGTTTACAGTATCTGCAGAGTATTTTGTAAGAAATAGAGAGGGTTTACCTGCACAACGTAATAACGATAATGCTGGGGCTTTAGCAACAGTGTATAATTTAAATAGTGATAGAACTGTTGGATTCGATTTGTCTATTGGGCACGATTATAAAATTGGAGAATTTAAATATGGCATTACAGGTAATTTGTCTTGGGCTAGAACGAAAAATATTTATAATGAAGATAATGGGCAATACACAAACGGTCGTACTAGATGGAGGTTTGATGCCGATGGAAATTGGAATAATGTTCGATGGGGGCATGAAGTAATAGGTCGTTATCAAAACCAAGAAGAAATAGATAATGCACCAATACATAGAGGAGTAAGCAGTAATGCAGTAATTTTACCAGGAGATTTAAAATACGAAGACTATAATGGAGATGGTTTTATAGACGAACAAGATCAAAAACCAATCGGAAGAGGTGCTTACCCAGAATTAATTTTTGGGGCTAATTTTAATGCCGAATGGAGAGGTTTCGATTTTTCTATGTTTTGGCAAGGGGCAGCAAGATCAGAATTTAATTTAGGTATTTTTGATTATACTGCATTTTCTGAAGGAAATTTAGACGTAAATACTTGGGAGTATTTTTCAGATCGTTGGAGAAAAGCAGATTATACAGATCCAAACTCTGCATGGATTCCAGGAGAACAACCAGCAATTCGAGATTTTCAAACAGAATCTATTAATAATTTACCTTCTACATTTAGAAATCAAGACGGAAAATATATTCGTTTAAAGAATATAGAATTGGGATATTCAATTCCAAAATACGTTGCTAAAAATTTAAATATAACTTCACTTAGATTATATGTAAACGCAACGAATGCACTAACTTTTTCAGAAAATAAGTTTATAGACCCAGAACAAAGAGAAGGTGGTTTTAACTTGGGAGGATATCCACAAATTAGATCATTTAATCTCGGATTAAATTTAAAATTTTAAATATAAAAACAGATGAGAAATATATATATAATAGTAGTACTTATTATGTCGTCGGTATTCTTTACTGCTTGTAATGACGATTTTTTAGAAGTAAAAAGTCCCAATCTTTTAACTGATGAAGACGTTGCTAATTTTCCAGAAATTGCAGAAGCCCAGTTTTTATCTTTATACGCCGAACTTAGAACAAATATACAAAGCATTGGAGCTGGTAGGTTAAATGGGCCTTCTGGAAATATGCTATCTGGTTATACAGATGATGCAGCCTGTGGCCATGCTTTTGGTTCAGGAAATGGGCAAGCATTTAGTTTAGGAAATATAAATAGAGCAGCAGGAAGTGTAGATAGTGGCATAGGACCAAGTTTGTGGCCTTATAGAACTATAGATAAATTAAACAATTTTATTATTAAGTTTAAAGATTCTAGCAACGATGGAGTTTTAAATACAGTAGGTGAAGCGTATTGTTTAAGAGCTTGGTTGTATTTCGAAATTGTAAAACGTTATGGAGGTGTACCCTTACATACAGATGGTATTAGCGAATTATCTTCAATTAGCGATCGAAAAACAGAAGCAGAATCTTGGGATTTTGTATTGGCAGAATTCGACAATGCGATTGCTTTGTTGCCACAACAACAGCCTGTATTAGCAGAAAACAAAGACCGTGTAAACAAATTTACAGCTTTGGCGTTAAAAGCAAGAGCTGGTTTGTACGCTGGTACGATTGCCAAATATGGTAATGGAGAGTTTAATAATGGTTTTCAAGGCATTTCTTCTACAAAAGCACAAGGGTACTTAAAACAAGGTGCAGAAGCGGCTAAATTATTTGTAGATACCAATTTTAATTATACACTAGATGCTAATTTTGGAGATATATTTAATGGAAAAAAAGAAGATAGTAACGAAATTATTTTTAGATTTCAGAATAACCCACAAGCAGGAGTTACTATTTTTTACGATTTTTGGATCAATTCTTTTAAAATTAAAAAACAAGGTTTTGCTGCATTAACAAACCCACATTTAGATATTGTAGAGCAGTTCGAGACTTTAGATGGCAACATAACTCCTCTAGATTATACAGCACAATATGCAAATCCAGCACAATTTTTCGAAGGTAGAGACAAACGTTTAACACAATCTATTATAGTACCAGGAGGTACGTTTTTAGGAGAAACTTTCGACATTTATAAAGAAACTCGTGTAAAACGTGCAGGAGGAGCTGTAGAAACATATGGTTATAATAATGTTGGAGATTGGAGAAATGGAGGTACTGTTCCTGGTTATCCTCAGTTTACACAATCGGGTATAGATGGTAATTTCCCAGAACCTGGTATAGCGGGTACAAGCGTATATGGCTTTTATGTAAAAAAATTATTATATGAGGCTGAAAAATTAGACAATTCAGCAATATTAGGCCCCAACCAACAACAACAAGATGCTATTGTTGTAAGATATGGAGAAGTACTGTTAACTTTAGCAGAATTGGCAGTAGAATTAAACGATTTAGGCGATGGTAGTTACATGTCACAAGGGCAACAAGCTCTCAACGAAGTGCGTTCAATACATGGAGGTTTGCCAGGAAAAACACTTTCTAAAGAAGTGGTACGTCACGAACGTAGAATAGATTTACTATATGAAGGGTTTCGTTATTGGGATTTAAAAAGATGGAGAATAGGTACAGAAATTCACCAGAAAACATACCGCGCTTTAAACCCCATTTTAAATATAGATGAAACAACAACACCAGCATCTATCTATTATACTATAGAGCCAGATGTGGCACCAACTTATTTAGGAAATACACGTATAAAATGGTTTGAAGAAAGAGATTATTACTCTCCATTACCAATTGCAGACAATCCTGGATTGGTACAAAACATAGGATGGTAAAACTTAAAAATATGAATTTAAAACAGTATAAAATGAAAAATAGATTTTTTATAAAAACGATCTTTTTCCTCTCGTTAGCCATCTTTACAGGTTGCGAACTAGATGATCGAGTTGACGACCTTACAGGAGCTTATGAAGGTAAAATTATTGATAAAAATACAGGAGAAACTGTAAATACAGAATACTCTTCTGGAGCGAAATTACGATTTTTAGATCTTGCTTTTGGAGATATAGCACAACCATTAGATTACTTGGTTTTGCCAGATGGTACTTTTAATAATTCTAAAATATTTCCAGCAAACTATAAAATTTGGGCAGATGGACCTTTTCTAGAATTAGATACCATACAAAGTTTAGATTTATCGTCTCCAAATAATTTCGATATAAAAGTAATACCCAATGTAACACTGCACATTCAAGAAATTAAAAATTTGTTTGGTATTGGTATGGAAATTACCTACGATTATAAAGTAAACGATCCATTATCGACAGAACAACAAATAGGTTTTATTTTTTCGGAAATAGAATATCCTGGTTTTAATAGATCTGCACTTCCAGGTGCAAATGAAACAGCACTGGCGACTAGAATTATTAAAGATGTTACAGATTTAGAAGGTACAATTACAGATTTAGTGTATTTAGATCCTAATAAAAAATATTATGTTCGAGCATTAGGTAAATTTAAAGGTTCTAGTGATTTTTGGAATTATTCAAACCAAGAAGAGTTCTCTACAACAGATATAGATGTTGCTGCAATACCTGTTCAAGTCGAGCAGGGAGCAATTAGTAGTTCTTCTGTGTTGTTAAGTGTGCCTGTACCTCCAATAGATGGTTTAACTATTAAGTTAGAATATGCTACTGGTGGCGATGGTACTATAACCGATGTTTTTCCGGCTGGACAGCTTGTTTACGCAGCAAATCTTCCAGCAAACACCTCAGTAGATGTAAAGGTCTCTTTATCAAGTGGTGGCATTGATGGAAATCCAACCACTGTTTCAGTAATGACAGATGCAAATACAGATCATTACATAGAACCAAACCCTACAAGATTACCAAATGTACCGTTTTATTACGACCAAGATTTTAAATACTCGCTATCAAAAAGAGTCGCAGAAGAATTCGGACCAACAAACGATCCAGGATGGGTAACAAATGGGTCTAGACACGTTTTTATGGATTGGTGGAGCTCTTGGTTGCCAAGACCAGACCTAATTCCAACTTCAGAGTACCTTGCTAACATTAAGGAGTTTACTCTATATGGAAACATTAAAAATATGGTAGATATTTTGCCTTTTACAGGTATGGAAACACTAAATATTAATGTTGGTGAAGCCTTGTTTTCAGAAGGGTTAACAGTATCTTCAGACTTAGATCTAAGACCTTTAACTAAATTAAAAAACTTAAAAACAATAGTGCTTGGAGCAGGTGTACCTTTAACAGAAGCAGATTTTACAGATGCTGGTGTAACTGGTGTAACCATTGTAAAAAACTAATGAGTTATATATTGTAAATAAATAATACAAATGAAAGAGAAGAAAGCAGGTGTGATTTAATATTAAATTTTACCTGCTTTTTTATTACATATCACTAAACTTTATTGTAGAAACAATTCTATGAACATTCCCAAACATATCAAAACTATTTTTTTGCTGTGCTTATATTTGTTGAGTAATTCGTCTTTCTCACAAATTTTTAAACGTGTAGAGGTACAAGCAAAACTAGCTGTTTTATCAGAAAATATGGGAGTTTCTGTAGCAGATTACGATGGAGACAACGATTTAGATATATTTATTGTTGGTAACACAACAGACGAAAACAATAATTTATTGAGTACCAGTAAGTTATTTAAAAACCTTAATAACGGTGTTTTTGAAGATGTTACCAAAGACGCAGGGTTATTAGATTTGTCATCATTAAATAATAACGATATACCAGATAGTAGCGAAGACAGTGGCTATAATGGTTATAAATTTGGTGCTTCTTGGGGAGATTACAACAACGATGGCTTTCCAGATTTGCTATTTACAAATGCTTACAGCATTCAGCTTTTTAAAAATAATGGTAATGGAACTTTTGTAGAAGTAACAACAGAAGCAGGTTTTTTAAAATACAATAATTGCTACAATACAAGTGCTACTTGGTTCGATTATAATAAAGATGGTTTTTTAGACCTTTATATTGGAGATTATGCCTCAACAACCTGCGATGGCAACAGTTTTTATAGAAATAATGGCGATGGAACTTTTAAAGAAATATCGAAAGAATTAGGTGTACAAAGCAAAGAGAAGTTTACTTACATGAGCATGCCAATAGATGTAAATAATGATGGCTGGCTCGATCTATATTTAGCAAACGATTTTGGAGAAAATGATTTGTATATCAATAAAAACGGATTGTCTTTCGAAAATCAAACAAACGAATATCAGCTTAACAATAATTTAAACGGAATGGGGTTAACCGTTGGCGATTATAACAACGATGGTTATTTCGATTTGTACCTAACAAACATTCTAAAAAATGCACTATTTAAAAATAATGGAAACAATTTGTTTGAAGATGTAGCAGTCGAAGAAAATGTCTTAAACGCTACTTGGGCTTGGAATACTCGTTTTTCAGATTTCGATTTAGATGGCGATGAAGATTTATTTGTAGTTAATGGATTTGTAGGTGCAAAAAGCAAAAATGTCTATTTTAAAAATCTGCTTGTTGAGGGGCAAGAAGGCTTTTCAAAAATGTCAAACGAAGTAGGTTTAGTAGCAAAAACGTATAGTATTGGTTCAGAAATTTTTGATTTTGACAATGATGGCGATTTAGATGTCTTTGTTTCCAATGTAGAGCAATCTTCATTTTTATACGAAAATAAAACGATTGAGTCTTCGAAAGCAGAAAATCCAAATTGGTTTAAAGTGCATCTAAAAGGAACTATTTCTAATAGGAATGCCATTGGAACAAAGCTAGAAATTAAAACAATTAAAGGATCACAATACCGATTTTATACTGGAGTAGGTTTGTTTTCTCAAAGTTTGCAACCCGTTCATTTTGGTTTAAATGAAGCAAATGAAATTTTAGAATTAAAAATTACATGGCCATCAGGTGAAAAAGAAACCTATTTAAATCTTCCAGTAAATAAAACCATTTTAGCAACAGAGAAAAAAGGGTATGAAGTAATAGAAATTAAACCGAGCGAAAAGATTGCTGGTTGTACCGACCCAAATTCATGTAATTACAATCCAAATGCTACTATAAACGACGGTTCTTGTAGTTATTTACCATCAAAACAAATTTCAGGAAATACAAATTCAACTTACTTAAAATCAGAAACATATACTTATACTTTAGAGAATAACGCAACTGCTATTTGGAGTGTGGTTGGCGGAGAAATTATAGAAGGGCAAGGAACTGGAACCGTAAAAATAAAATGGCATTTGAGTACAGTTGGAAAAATTACAGTTGTAGAAACAAACAATACGTGTAGTAGTTTACCTGTTGAACTGAATGTTGATTTAAAAATTTCCGAAGTTTTAAAAAATCAATCGATTGCAAGAATTTGGAACGAAGCTTTACTTATTGCCATTCGTGGCGATTATGCACGCCCAACAGTACATGCAAGAAATTTATTCCACTCAAGCATAGCGATGTATGATGCTTGGGCAATACATAACGATCGTGCAAAACCATATTTAATTGGAAATAATGTGCATAATTTTAACAGTAAACTCACAACGTTTACGCCTTCCGAAGGCAAAGAAGCTTCTATTAATAAAACCATAAGTTATGCGGTTTATAGGTTGTTGTGCCATCGATTTAAAAACTCACCTAATGCAAAAAATACATTAGAAATTTTCGATTTAATTATGAATCAAATGCGGTATGATAAAGATTTTACCTCTACAGATTATACTAAAGGAAACGCAGGAGCATTGGGTAATTTTATAGCAGAAACTATTATAAATTATGGATTTGTAGATGGAGCTGAAGAACAAACAGACTATCAAAATAAGTATTACAAGCCAGAAAACCCTCCTTTAAGACCTTCGCTATCTGGAGATGGAAATTTAAAAAATCCGAATAGATGGCAACCTTTAAGTTTCAATGTTTTTATAGACCAAAGTGGAAATTTAATTCAAGAAACAACCCCAGATTTTTTAAGTCCAGAATGGGGAAATGTGCATCCTTTTTCACTACATAAGTCAGATATATCGAATTTTAAAAGAAATAATGGCGACTATAAAGTATATAACAATCCTGGAGCACCACCATATTTAGGAAACGATGAAGTTTCAAGCAACGCATATAAATGGGGGTTTTCATTAGTGTCTAAATGGAGCTCACACTTAAACGTATCAGATAACGTTTTATGGGATATTTCACCCAAATCAATAGGAAATATTTCCCCAGACCAATATCCTACAAATTTTGAAGCATACAAGACTTTTTATAAGGAATTAGAAGGTGGCGATATTGGAAAAGGGCATGCTGTAAATCCGATTACGAACCAGCCTTACCAAACTCAAATGGTTCCCAGAGGAGATTATACAAGGGTTTTGGCAGAATTTTGGGCAGATGGTCCAGATTCAGAAACACCTCCAGGACATTGGTTTACTATTTTAAATTATGTAAACGACCATCCTTTATTTGTTAAAAAAATTAAAGGAGAAGGAGGTATTCTAGAGTCGTTAGAATGGGATGTGAAGGCCTATTTTATTTTAGGAGGAGCAATGCATGATTCGGCTATTGCAGCATGGAGTATTAAAGGTTGGTACGATTACATAAGACCTATTTCTGCCATAAGATACATGGCAAATAAAGGACAAAGTTCTAATACTTCATTAGATAATTATCATGCAGAAGGCATTCCTCTAGAGGAAGGTTTGGTAGAAATAGTAAAAGAAAACGACCCATTAGCTGGAGACGAAGCAGAACATGTAGGGAAAATTAAATTGTACGCATGGAAAGGACATCGTTTTATAAATAATCCAGAAAAAGACCAATCTGGAGTAGGTTGGATTCTAGCTGAAAATTGGGTACCATACCAAAGAGCCTCTTTTGTAACGCCACCTTTTGCAGGTTATGTATCTGGTCATTCTACATTTTCTAGAGCAGCAGCAGAAGTGATTACCTTGTTAACAGGTAGCCCTTATTTTCCAGGAGGATATGGCGAATTTATTGCAAAGAAAAATAAGTTTTTAGTATTCGAAGAAGGCCCTAGTATGGATGTAAAATTGCAGTGGGCAACATATCGAGATGCGTCAGACCAATGCAGTTTATCCCGTATTTGGGGAGGAATTCACCCACCTGCAGATGATATTCCTGGAAGATTAATTGGAGAGAAAATTGGAGTTAATGCGTTTAATTTTGCAAATGAATATTTTAATATTGATACCAAAAATGAAGCTATAACGAACATCACAGTTTTTCCAAATCCTTTAAAAAGTAATGAAATATGGATTTCTAATACCACTCAAATTGATGATATAAAACTCTATGATTTAAAAGGAGTAGAAATTAAAATTAACGAAAAAATATATATAGAATCACTTAAAAGAACCAAATTAAGCTTGCCTTTATTGGCTTCTGGAGTCTATATGGTTACAGTAAACAGCCAATCAAAAAAACTAATTATTCAATAATTTTCTAAAAGATGATTAAATAAACCTCTTAGACCGATATTTATACTTAGTTACGTTTACCGGTCTTTAGATTTGTAAAGTCATTTTTTTAATAGTTCATATCAATATTTTATTAATTTAAATGTGTTTAAAATTAAAATAGGTTACAACATACCTTTTTTTTGAATTTTATTTTTAAAAATAATACCAATGGTTAAATTAAAATCCCTTTTTTTACTAACTCTTATTACGTTTGTAAATTTAAGCTGTAAGAATACAGAAAGCTTCAAAGAAAAAAAGCAAAGTCCAATTGAAGCATTAGCAAAACGAATCGCTCCTAATCATGCTAATAAATTTATATTCGAAGTACTAGAAAATTCAGAAAAAGATATTTTTGAAATTCAGTCTAAAGAAGATAAAATTCTTATTCGTGGTAATAATTACAATTCTATTGCAGTTGGCTTAAATTACTACTTAAAAAATTATTGCAAAACCTATGTATCTTGGTATGTAGATGATAAAATAGATTTACCAGAAACGCTACCCACAATTTCTAAAAAAATAACAAAATCTGCGAGAGTAGAAAACCGTTTTTTTCTTAATTACTGTACATTCGGGTACACCATGCCTTGGTGGCAATGGAAAGATTGGGAACACTTTATAGATTGGATGGCCTTAAATGGCGTAAATATGCCATTGGCAATTACTGGGCAAGAAGCTATTTGGTACGAGGTTTGGAAAGAGTACGGATTGTCTGATGAGCAAATTAGAAGCTATTTTACAGGACCAGCACACTTGCCTTGGCATAGAATGTCTAATTTAGATAAATGGGGTGGTCCATTGCCAATGTCTTGGTTAAAGCATCAAAAAGATTTACAAAAGAAAATTGTTGCCAGAGAACGAGAATTTGGTATGACACCTGTATTGCCAGCCTTTGCAGGTCATGTTCCTGAAGCGCTAAAAGCAATTTTTCCAGAAGCAAAAATTAATCAATTAAGTTCTTGGGGCGGTTTTAAAGATAAGTATAGGAGTTTCTTTTTAGATCCTTTAGACCCTGCTTTTAAAGAAATTCAACATAAATTTTTAAAAAAACAAACAGAAGCTTTTGGAACAGACCACATTTATGGAGCAGACCCATTTAACGAAGTACACCCTCCAAGTTGGGAGCCAGATTATTTGGCGACAGTTTCCAATACCATTTATAGCTCTATAAAAGACATAGACCCAGAAGCTAATTGGTTACAAATGTCTTGGATATTTTATTTTGAAAGAGAACATTGGACCAATGAGCGAATAGAAGCTATGGTAAAAGCGGTACCACAAGATAAAATGATGCTACTAGATTATTATTGTGAAAAAGAGGAAGTTTGGCAAATGACAGATGCGTTTTTTGGACAACCTTTTATATGGTGTTATTTGGGTAATTTTGGAGGAAATACCATGTTAGCAGGCAATTTAGATACAGTTGAAAAACGTATTGAAAATGCGTTTGCAAAGAATAAAAATATGTGGGGCTTAGGTTCTACTTTAGAAGCTTTTGATGTAAACCCATTAATGTACGAATATGTGTTTGAAAAAGTGTGGACAAACAAAAGCACCAATACAGATAAATGGATTAAAAATTGGGCAGATATAAGGTATGGAAGTGAAAATAACAATGCGCGCGAATCTTGGAATCTTTTACACAAAAAAATATACAAAGACCCAGCAAGATTAGGGCAAGCCACCTTAACAAATACAAGACCTACCTTAGCAGGAAGTGGAAATTGGACTACAGATCCTACTATTAATTACGATAATAAAGAACTGTTTAAAATTTGGCAATTATTATTAGAAAAACCAAGTACAAAAACAAGTTATCAGTACGATGTTACCAATATTGGGCGTCAAGTATTAGGAAATCTTTTTTCTGAATTAAGAGCCGATTTTACAAAGAATTATAACAATAAAAATAGACGAGGTTTAAAGGAAAGTGGCGAAAAAATGTTGACTTTATTCGACGATTTAGATAAATTGTTAGGAACTCAATCTTCTTTTTTATTAGGAAAATGGTTAGAAGATGCGAAATCTTTTGGAGTTACTAAAGAAGAAGAAAAATATTACGAACACAACGCGCGTAATATTATTACAAC
Coding sequences:
- a CDS encoding RagB/SusD family nutrient uptake outer membrane protein, which produces MRNIYIIVVLIMSSVFFTACNDDFLEVKSPNLLTDEDVANFPEIAEAQFLSLYAELRTNIQSIGAGRLNGPSGNMLSGYTDDAACGHAFGSGNGQAFSLGNINRAAGSVDSGIGPSLWPYRTIDKLNNFIIKFKDSSNDGVLNTVGEAYCLRAWLYFEIVKRYGGVPLHTDGISELSSISDRKTEAESWDFVLAEFDNAIALLPQQQPVLAENKDRVNKFTALALKARAGLYAGTIAKYGNGEFNNGFQGISSTKAQGYLKQGAEAAKLFVDTNFNYTLDANFGDIFNGKKEDSNEIIFRFQNNPQAGVTIFYDFWINSFKIKKQGFAALTNPHLDIVEQFETLDGNITPLDYTAQYANPAQFFEGRDKRLTQSIIVPGGTFLGETFDIYKETRVKRAGGAVETYGYNNVGDWRNGGTVPGYPQFTQSGIDGNFPEPGIAGTSVYGFYVKKLLYEAEKLDNSAILGPNQQQQDAIVVRYGEVLLTLAELAVELNDLGDGSYMSQGQQALNEVRSIHGGLPGKTLSKEVVRHERRIDLLYEGFRYWDLKRWRIGTEIHQKTYRALNPILNIDETTTPASIYYTIEPDVAPTYLGNTRIKWFEERDYYSPLPIADNPGLVQNIGW
- a CDS encoding FG-GAP-like repeat-containing protein; this translates as MSNSSFSQIFKRVEVQAKLAVLSENMGVSVADYDGDNDLDIFIVGNTTDENNNLLSTSKLFKNLNNGVFEDVTKDAGLLDLSSLNNNDIPDSSEDSGYNGYKFGASWGDYNNDGFPDLLFTNAYSIQLFKNNGNGTFVEVTTEAGFLKYNNCYNTSATWFDYNKDGFLDLYIGDYASTTCDGNSFYRNNGDGTFKEISKELGVQSKEKFTYMSMPIDVNNDGWLDLYLANDFGENDLYINKNGLSFENQTNEYQLNNNLNGMGLTVGDYNNDGYFDLYLTNILKNALFKNNGNNLFEDVAVEENVLNATWAWNTRFSDFDLDGDEDLFVVNGFVGAKSKNVYFKNLLVEGQEGFSKMSNEVGLVAKTYSIGSEIFDFDNDGDLDVFVSNVEQSSFLYENKTIESSKAENPNWFKVHLKGTISNRNAIGTKLEIKTIKGSQYRFYTGVGLFSQSLQPVHFGLNEANEILELKITWPSGEKETYLNLPVNKTILATEKKGYEVIEIKPSEKIAGCTDPNSCNYNPNATINDGSCSYLPSKQISGNTNSTYLKSETYTYTLENNATAIWSVVGGEIIEGQGTGTVKIKWHLSTVGKITVVETNNTCSSLPVELNVDLKISEVLKNQSIARIWNEALLIAIRGDYARPTVHARNLFHSSIAMYDAWAIHNDRAKPYLIGNNVHNFNSKLTTFTPSEGKEASINKTISYAVYRLLCHRFKNSPNAKNTLEIFDLIMNQMRYDKDFTSTDYTKGNAGALGNFIAETIINYGFVDGAEEQTDYQNKYYKPENPPLRPSLSGDGNLKNPNRWQPLSFNVFIDQSGNLIQETTPDFLSPEWGNVHPFSLHKSDISNFKRNNGDYKVYNNPGAPPYLGNDEVSSNAYKWGFSLVSKWSSHLNVSDNVLWDISPKSIGNISPDQYPTNFEAYKTFYKELEGGDIGKGHAVNPITNQPYQTQMVPRGDYTRVLAEFWADGPDSETPPGHWFTILNYVNDHPLFVKKIKGEGGILESLEWDVKAYFILGGAMHDSAIAAWSIKGWYDYIRPISAIRYMANKGQSSNTSLDNYHAEGIPLEEGLVEIVKENDPLAGDEAEHVGKIKLYAWKGHRFINNPEKDQSGVGWILAENWVPYQRASFVTPPFAGYVSGHSTFSRAAAEVITLLTGSPYFPGGYGEFIAKKNKFLVFEEGPSMDVKLQWATYRDASDQCSLSRIWGGIHPPADDIPGRLIGEKIGVNAFNFANEYFNIDTKNEAITNITVFPNPLKSNEIWISNTTQIDDIKLYDLKGVEIKINEKIYIESLKRTKLSLPLLASGVYMVTVNSQSKKLIIQ
- a CDS encoding DUF3823 domain-containing protein, which gives rise to MKNRFFIKTIFFLSLAIFTGCELDDRVDDLTGAYEGKIIDKNTGETVNTEYSSGAKLRFLDLAFGDIAQPLDYLVLPDGTFNNSKIFPANYKIWADGPFLELDTIQSLDLSSPNNFDIKVIPNVTLHIQEIKNLFGIGMEITYDYKVNDPLSTEQQIGFIFSEIEYPGFNRSALPGANETALATRIIKDVTDLEGTITDLVYLDPNKKYYVRALGKFKGSSDFWNYSNQEEFSTTDIDVAAIPVQVEQGAISSSSVLLSVPVPPIDGLTIKLEYATGGDGTITDVFPAGQLVYAANLPANTSVDVKVSLSSGGIDGNPTTVSVMTDANTDHYIEPNPTRLPNVPFYYDQDFKYSLSKRVAEEFGPTNDPGWVTNGSRHVFMDWWSSWLPRPDLIPTSEYLANIKEFTLYGNIKNMVDILPFTGMETLNINVGEALFSEGLTVSSDLDLRPLTKLKNLKTIVLGAGVPLTEADFTDAGVTGVTIVKN
- a CDS encoding SusC/RagA family TonB-linked outer membrane protein, with product MKKIFFKMNLMFTFLLFSVAMFAQKQVTGKVTSADNQPLPGVSILVKGTTNGVSTDFDGNYTITKITDNAVLVFSYLGSKTKEVTVGDKTIINVVLQDDVSALSEIVVVGYGTKKKSEIISSVSTVSSAELAKASVPNLQSALSGRLSGVFSRQTSGEPGRDGANIQIRGFGNALIIVDGVQGRDYSDLDPNEIESISVLKDAASAAVYGNQGANGVVLVTTKRGKIGKPKFSLSTRYGLQEPHRMPQVLSTNQWQTLVTEYRANEALIRGNEVTAADLERRVYDYDTNWYDELLRAAPISQHNVNISGGTEKIKYFMSGGFLHQEGIWKTNSVSKDRFNVRSNIDVDLNDNLKVSLGFGGIINQVEYPGASSELIAARLRSAPFIPVKYPGFKEYASPTTTGGGNPVALADPNASGYSRRNERTYNINFITEYKVPFLDGLSLKGVVGYDTYDRNQKTWNTDIVYRSFAQDSGEFLLSNNASNADKATLSRGDGFNSTLTLQGFINYKQSFEGHNFDTSLIYERNQSEINSFNSTVGDFPSTVLDQFAGGLNTLNKFNTDYERKLVSEAIIGRLSYDYESKYLLNFNFRYDGAQHFAPGKKWGFFPSAAVGWVVSKEDFMESISNTLTQFKLKASWGKLGDLSSARNYYLNTGFNYYQSGFLYPGNALAFGDRVLFNPTETNEANPDFTWATSTTLNLGFEATLWENLFTVSAEYFVRNREGLPAQRNNDNAGALATVYNLNSDRTVGFDLSIGHDYKIGEFKYGITGNLSWARTKNIYNEDNGQYTNGRTRWRFDADGNWNNVRWGHEVIGRYQNQEEIDNAPIHRGVSSNAVILPGDLKYEDYNGDGFIDEQDQKPIGRGAYPELIFGANFNAEWRGFDFSMFWQGAARSEFNLGIFDYTAFSEGNLDVNTWEYFSDRWRKADYTDPNSAWIPGEQPAIRDFQTESINNLPSTFRNQDGKYIRLKNIELGYSIPKYVAKNLNITSLRLYVNATNALTFSENKFIDPEQREGGFNLGGYPQIRSFNLGLNLKF